The Rhizobium leguminosarum DNA segment GTCATGCAGTTCAATGCTGACAATGCCTCCACTCAGGAAGCCAAGCTCGACTCCGCTTACCTCGACATCGCCGGCTTCCGCGCTGGTCTGTTCTACAGCTGGTGGGACGACGGTCTCTCGGGCGAAACCGACGACATCGGTTCGGTCGAAACCCTCCACAACTCCATCCGTTATCAGTACGAAACCGGCGACTTCTACGCTGGCCTCAGCGTCGATGAACTGGAAGACGGCGTTTACCAGGGTTCCATCGATCCTGTCACCGGCGCCTTTGTTCCGGACGATGGTCCGAACAATGTCGGCGTAGCCTTCGGTGTAGGCGGCAAGGCTGGCGCCTTCAGCTACCAGGTCACCGGCGGCTGGGACGTCGACAACGAAGACGGCGCTATCCGCGCAATGGGTACGGTTGAAATCGGCCCCGGCACGCTCGGCCTCGCTGGCGTATACTCCTCCGGCCCGAACTCCTACTACTCCGCAGCTGAATGGGCTGTTGCTGCCGAATACGCTATCAAGGCAACCGACAAGCTCAAGATCACCCCTGGTGTTCAGTACTACGGCAACTACTTCGGCGGTGGCAAGGCTGTTCCGGAAGACTTCGACGGTCTCGGCGATGCTTGGAAGGTCGGTCTGACGGTTGATTACCAGATCGTCGACAACTTCTACGCCAAGGCTTCGGTTCAGTACCTCGATCCGGATGATGGCGACGACTCCACGACGGGCTACTTCCGTCTGCAGCGTTCGTTCTGATAGACTTTATGAATGCTCCCGGTCTTCGGACCGGGGGCACCTCAAATCAGTCTCTGATCCGAGTGACCTCCGATCAGCTACGGGGACGGGTCCGGTCTTCCCTGCCGGGCCGTCCTTGCAGCGTTTTTTGATGCGCAGTCTTCAAGGCAGTCTTTCAGCATAGCCTTTTCGGGTAAACCGAACCGGCACGTTGGCTTGTTGGCAGCCCCGTTTCTCGGCACTCCCCTTTTTCAGTTTTCAAGCGAGCTGAACCGATCGATAGCATCATCGGCTGGATGGAGCTGTATCCCTTCTCATAACCGGCGCCGGCTAGCTTTGCCGCAGCAGGTCGCGAAAATCCAATGCCGACAATGTGATTACAGCTTTTTTGGAGAGGGGATACAACCCTTGCGGGGGCTGGCACTTATTCCTTCTCGCGGACAGCTTGTTCTTATGGACGATCTCAACGATTACTATTATTTCGCCGCGGTCGTCTCCAGCGGCGGATTCGCTTCTGCAAGTCGCGATCTGAAGATACCGCGTTCGAAGCTGAGCCGGCGGGTCAGCCGCCTTGAGGACGGGCTTGGCGCAAGGCTGATAGAACGATCGACTCGTCACTTCCGGGTGACAGAGATCGGCCAGGCTTTCTACGAAAGATGCCAGACCATCTTGCAGGAGGCCGACCGCGCCAAATCAATCGTCAGCGAGGCTCAATCCGACCCACAAGGCGTGGTGCGGATGGCCTGCCCGCTCGGTCTCGTCGACATTTCGGTCGGCGGAATCCTGCCTGAATTCCCTGGGGCGCTATCCGAAGATCAAGCTGCAGATCATCGGCTCCGACCGGCGCGCCGACCTCATCAACGAACGGATTGATCTTGCGGTGAGAGCAAGCAATGAGCCGGAGACGCAGACGAGCCTGACGATGCGTAAGCTTGACCGGGCGCGACGTATCCTCGTCGCTAGTCCCTCGCTGGTCGAGCGCACCGGCTGCTTGAATTGTGTGGACGAGCTCGCCGAGCTTCCGACGCTGGCAATGACGTCATGGGTGTCGTTCCACACCTGGGAATTGATCGGTCCAAACGACGCCAGGCAGGTGATTCGGCATCAGCCGCGGCTTACCTGCAGGAGCATGACCGCCATACTCGACGCCGCCCGTGCCGGCCTCGGCTTCGGGCTTTTGCTCGAAAGCGCCTGCGAGGCCGATCTCCAGGCCGGCAAGCTGGTGCGGGTGCTGCCGGAATGGCAGTCGGAGGAGAGCCAGTTCTATATCGTCTTCACGACCGCCAGGGGCATGCCGCCGGCAGTGCGGGTGCTGATCGATTTCCTGGTCGAAAAATCCCGGCAGCATTGATGAAGCATTGACGAAGAGGGGCTTCAGTCTTGAAGCCGGCATCCGCTTTATCTCAGCCGTGCCAGCAGCTTTTCGCCAGCCAGTTCCCTGACGGCATCCTTGCCGATCCAGCGAGTGGTTTTATCAGAGCTTTCCGCCAAGGCTCTTGCGAGGGCCAGCGCCGGTGCATGGCAGGTGAGATTGCGCTTTCCGATGCTGCGAAGTGCCCAGTTGACCGCCTTGCGCACGAAGTTTCGAGGGTCACCGGAATGAGCCTCGATCAGCGGCAGCCAGGCAAGGATGGCGACGTCGGGCTCCATTTTGCGATGGACAGCTGCGCCGGCGATCATAGCGAAGGCCGTGCGCCTGACAAATTCGCGCTCGTCGTGGGCGAATTCTGAGATGAGCTCGTCCAGCCCGGCCTCGATGAAGAGATCGGCGGCGCAATCGACGATTTCCCAGGAGTTGA contains these protein-coding regions:
- a CDS encoding porin; protein product: MNIRMVLLASAAAFAASTPVLAADAIVAAEPEPVEYVRVCDAYGTGYFYIPGTETCLKIEGYIRFQVNVGEDVGGDSDWDGVTRGQVQFTAKSDTEYGPLTGVIVMQFNADNASTQEAKLDSAYLDIAGFRAGLFYSWWDDGLSGETDDIGSVETLHNSIRYQYETGDFYAGLSVDELEDGVYQGSIDPVTGAFVPDDGPNNVGVAFGVGGKAGAFSYQVTGGWDVDNEDGAIRAMGTVEIGPGTLGLAGVYSSGPNSYYSAAEWAVAAEYAIKATDKLKITPGVQYYGNYFGGGKAVPEDFDGLGDAWKVGLTVDYQIVDNFYAKASVQYLDPDDGDDSTTGYFRLQRSF
- a CDS encoding DNA alkylation repair protein is translated as MIAPSSDAAELIAHLETLRSEENIAGMARFGIVTTGALGIPNPDVKAIAKQAKKDNARAMKLWRSGIREVRLLALFTAEPSRLTAEEARNWADDFNSWEIVDCAADLFIEAGLDELISEFAHDEREFVRRTAFAMIAGAAVHRKMEPDVAILAWLPLIEAHSGDPRNFVRKAVNWALRSIGKRNLTCHAPALALARALAESSDKTTRWIGKDAVRELAGEKLLARLR